In Anopheles arabiensis isolate DONGOLA chromosome 2, AaraD3, whole genome shotgun sequence, the genomic window ACACCTGCGATCCGATCGACGCGGAGAACTCGCTGCAGGTGGAGCTGTTCCTGCATCTGATGACGCTGTCGCTGGAGCTGTCCATGTTCGACGACTTCAACATTGAGAACGTGCAGCGCGTGTGCAACGTGCTGACGGACGAGCAGTACGAAACGCCGATGGAAGCGCTGGCCGCTTACCTGAAGGATCGCTACTCCGAGATCCGTGACTGTTTCGATCTGTCGTTCGAGAACTTCATCTCGATCCTGGGCGACGAGTCGGTGGATGCGCCCCAGAACGCGGAGTTCGGTCTGCGCCAGCTGAATTATCACATCTGTACCGAGTTTGGCTTCTTCCAGACGGCCAAGTCGCGCGACCAGCCGTTCGGTTCCAAGGTGACGTACGATCTGTTCCTGGCCGAATGCTCGGCCGTGTTCGGCGAGTGGCTCACCCAGGAGGTGCTGTACGATGGCGTGCGCCTCACGAACTTCCACTTCGGTGCGACCGATCCGCGCATCACCAACGTGCTGTACACGAACGGTGGCATCGATCCGTTCCGCCACGTGTCGATCACCGAGTACACGAACCTGCTGGCCAATGCGCGCGTCACGCCCGCCGCCTTCTACACCGAGGATATCCGCGCGATCACCGGCATGGATTCGGAGGAGATGCTCGAGACCAAGCACATGGCGGAGGAGTACATCACCACCTGGCTCGGTTCGCCGATCAGCCCGTTCCGGAAGTGAGTGTGGAAAGCGCGAGGCAGTTGGCGAAGGAGTTGGGGCCACTAGTCACCCCACGCACAGTTCCATCCATCTTCTTTCGGCGGAGCGATTGCATAATGTAAGCAGAGCGTTAGTTTGACCAATTAAAagccataaacacattcggcTTGATAAAGccaacataaaacaaatcgTGGCCCCTTTGTGTGCCCTTTGGATTATCGTTTCATTGCTATCACAATCGATCAGAAGGGGGAGTGTTTTGTACAGGCATTTATTGGCAAGGAAAGGGGGACTGTTCTTTTGCTGATAAGGAGCACGGTACGGGGTCAGCACGTAACAGACAGCTGTGCGCGATTAATTCGATTAGCCAACCAGGTAGGTATGCAGCTGTTATCGTTACCGCAATTACGTACTTTGCAGAGCGATCGCGCgactttgctttgctttgagGAATGCTAATCCACCTACCAACAGCGAAAGCAATAAATCGTAGATCAATGGGGCGGAAATGGGTATTTCAATGCGTAAAGGACTCCTGCTTCTACTGCTGTCCGTGTTGATATCGTACCTTAAGGGATTAAAAGGATTACACACAGCACAATTTCACTTccgagtgtgttttgttttgttttttctcattCCCGGTCGTTCTCATTCCTGCCTTTCTCAGGGTTCTGGCCGAAGGCTAACGGACATTACTAATCTTATCGGACGATCTTGCCTTGTGCCTCATGCTGGGCAACCACATGGGATCATATAATTGAATAATCGGGCTCCGATATCGTCGGCCTATCTTATCTGGCTCGGAGCGACTTCCGATTAGCAGTTGTAgaattgatattttattaatcGCGCTCCTGTACTGTGTTGCCGATCTGTACAAACAAGCTGTAAACTTTGTTacgaagcgtaaacaaacGCTGACGTGAATTTGTTGCGTAATGTTACCGTATTGTTTTGTTCGCAGGCTGGAATAGTGTAGATCacgtctttttcttcttcttctattttgaACAAAAAGGTTGTATCCCCGAACGTTCGTTCAAACCTATGTTTGCAACTCCCATATTCAGAGGCTTACTTTCTCATTTAAAGACGTCGACTATCCAGAGTCATTACAGTTACCATGGTTACAGCAGCTTTGGATCTCTACGGTCAGTTTTGCTCATTCCTTAGTACGTTATGGTAAGCCCATGAGAGAGTAACACATTCTTCTCCATTCGAGAAAAGTagcaaacgcaacaacaacgatGAACTCTGGATCctttttcattcctttccgATAGTAGACTATTGATACATACACTCCAAGAATATAGTTATGAAATGATCGCCAATAACAGAAGTAAAGTgaataaaaaaggcaaagaatcttcttcttctttcatttggcgtaacgtcctatgcgGACATGCAGGCCTATACAtactttcgagacttaattcattaccacccTGTCGGattagtcaatccttgctacggggggacggtccccATTCTAgacttgaactcatgacggggatgttattgagtcgttcgagtttaCGACTTTACCACGGGACCGATCGACGATATCAAGAATATGCTCGTCTTATTAAGAGCATGATCGATGTGGAATTGCAATAAGAGTTTTACATCCATCCAAGTCCATCCGCGATCGATGGTAACAGTAACTGTGGTTAAAAGACAACTACAGTTGGCTCTGTggattttattcaaaaaataaccaaaaaatGTTGAGGCACTTTTTAGGACACAACACAAGCGCTTGAGAACAACACCACAAATTGGTGAGCTAGTTTTGAAGAGATAAACAATCGAATGCCGTGGACGATGAGCCTTAAGAAGAATTTTTAGTGATCTGCTTGGCACTTAGACATTGATCCGGGTAGATCAGTGTGATCAGTAGTCCTTAATAAACAGCGAAAACATTAGGAATCAGTCAGTCCCGAAAATTGGTTGGGTTTATCGACACGTAGCCGTattaccatcaatagttggtTGATACTGTACAAGAGAGCCAAAAGACGGATTGTCTTTTACTAAGTAGTAGATTGATCTCTAAATCATTGCCCCAGAGTAACGGAGAGCTACGTTGAATATAAGACAAGTTAGCTCATCCCTTCTGAAATAGGCATTTGtcggcggtattcaacactgTTGGATATTGGTATTTGTTGCAGTAATACCTAACTTCCTTATTGATTTTCTTATCAATGGTGACAAACTCGTAATGAAAAGACATGACTGATATATTAATATGAAGGAAAATTATATGATCACTCTGGTTTGAAATTTGGTGTTCAAAGTGTCGTATATAGCAGTGATCTCCAGCCTATTTAGGGTTACGGACGACTTGTGTTTCAAAAATTCATTTGCCGCAGTGTACCTATATTAATTGCATATTTAGTAGACAAAGTTCAaagtttttgatcaaaaatatgtttcatatTATTTTAGACATGCTTGTTGAAAGTTTAATCTTGATTATGGGGAAAACATGGAACGAATATTAGCTTTTCTtgttaaaaaatcaaatctttCGCGGACTacaggttggagaccactgGTACATACAGTAGTGATGGgagggtcgacccgaacctacCGGGTCGAAGCCATCCCTGAGCAACCCCGGAGTCGTAAGGATCGACTCGATAGGCAGAAGTATGTTCAGTAGGTGCAACGATTCCGATATGTGTATccgctgcacccacgggttGGAATTGTTGGATTCCGACAGGCTCGCACCCGACTCTGAGTCGGGAAATGAATAGTATGACCCATCACTAATATAAAGCTTTCTGGGTAGCTATATAGCCTTTAAAGAAGATAGGATATATACTTCTGTAACGTTCTGAAAGATCTTCTGAGTATTTGCAAATTGCATAAGATGATCACCGTCGATCGCCAACTTAtctttcaagcaatggttattTGATTTCCCTTACGAGCTAAGCTATGTAACCGTAAATAAACAATCTCATCACATGGTTGTTGGAATTAAAGTGCAAAATCCTCCATAAAACATCCCATCTGAATCGACCGATAGCACTTGGAAGGCTTAATCTCTTCGGCACAATAAATTTGGTTTATCGAAGCGCGTGACTAATTTCATTATCTGATACCATGCATACATGCAACCGCAACAATGGAAAACAGCCCTTCCGGTGATTCTGCACCTGTTTCGCGATACGAAACCACCATCTATCTTGACTCGGGGGATTAGGGAGTCCGGAACATCGCGTTTTTAAACTGCCCTGGCTACTGGCTGAACTGTTTCAGTATCTCGGCGTTACCCTTTTCGCACACAGGatgacacgcacacacgctgtTCCGATTCGTGTTGCCATATTCTCTGCACTTGCTGCAGTTGCATTCGGAAGTAATGCTGGACCGCTGCTGCTAGATCTTCTCCACCCGAGGGCGGACGTGAACGTACCGGCCGGATATGTGGCGCAGCGTTCGGAAGCATTCCGATTTCGTACACGCGTCGATCATTTTGACGTGCAGAACAGAGCAACGTTCGAGTTCAATTACGTCTCGAACGGCGAGTACTATCGACCGGGTGGACCCATTTTCATCGTCGTCGGAGGCAACAATGCACTGAACCCGTACTTCATCGAGAATGGGCTGTTTCACGACATTGCGCGACGGCAAGGCGGTTGGCTGTTTAGCAACGAGCATCGGTACTACGGTCGCAGCTCGCCAGTCGAGTAAGAATGATGCCGCGAAAACATAAAATGCCGTTATAAATTGGTAATGAACCACATTTTTGCCTTTTCGTAGGGACTATTCCGCGCCCAACATGCGGTTCCTGAGCGTCGAACAGGCGCTGATCGATCTGATCGAATGGATTGACCATCTGCGCCGCGAGGTAGTGCGTGACCCGAACGCGAAGGTCATCCTGCACGGACTCGGGTATGGCGGAGCGGTTGCCATCTGGGCCCGGCAGCGATTCCCCAGCCTCATCGATGGTGCCTACGGGTCGACCGCATCCGTCATAGCGCGTGTTGACTTTGCCGAGTACGGGGAGGATATGGGCGAAACGATCCGCACGCTCGGGCATGACGATTGCTATGGTATCGTGTGGCGTGGATTCCGCACGGCCGAGAACCTGATAGACGCTGGACTGTACGGCCGCCTGTCGGAGATGTTCCGCACGTGTGTGCCACTGCGGGCCGACGATCCGCTCACGATCGAAACGTTCTTCTACGGGCTGAAGAGTTCGTTCGAGGCGGAAATGTTTGGCCAGGCCAGCCCCGACTCGGTGACGCGCATGTGCGCCGAACTGCTTGCCGATCCGGCCGAGACGGCGCTGGAAGTGTTGGCAAACTTTTTCGAGCGCCGGTACGGGGCGTTCGACTGCGTGCCGTTTGACTTCGAGAGCAACATTGCGAGCGCACTGGACGAGGAAGTTGGCGTACCGAACAATGCGGACTTTGGCATTAGGCAGCGCACGTACCAGCTGTGCACCGAGTTCGGATGGTTCCTGACGTCGTCGTCCGGGGGCAGTCCGTTTGGGACGCGCATCACCTACCGGTACTTTATCGACACGTGCCGGGCGGTGTTTGGTGAGTGGATTGATCAGTCCGTCGTGTATGACGGTGTGCGGTTGACGAATTTGCACTTCGGTGCGGATGATCCACGCGTCACTAATGTGGTTTACGTAAATGCCCAGCACGATCCGACACGGTTCGTTTCGCTCACCGACTACACGAATCTACTGGCCAATGCGTTCGTTATAAAGGGTGCGGTCGTATCACTCGATTGGATGGCGGAGACTCCGCTCGATTCAGAGGATTTGCTGCGTGTTAGAGAGGAAATCGTGGGGTACGTTGTGAGTTGGCTTAGTTAGTTAGTGGAGTTTTTGGAGTTTAGTaacagaaaatgtttaaagagCATTGAAATGTTATCTTTCGAAAATAGTCAGCAGAGGTTCTTGAATTGTTATAAAGTAAACTTGTTACACTGGACTAATGcacataaaatgaaaaaataaaccagtTATATCGAACATTTTTACAATCATTACTTACCATAGACTGGATAGGAGGATTCGCTAAAAATTTGAAGGATGTATACTAACTTTAGGATGCACAAAATGGGTTTTCCATTGGGGGGCAGATTATTTTTCTCCCTCGTCCCGGTTATCACAGCGATAGTATTCGTCGCATAACGACAACACGAAAATAAGGAATGTTGTTCAGCCGTGCTAGTTAACTAGAGTTGTGCCTCAAGAACCAGAACTCTAcgattcattcatttcatcctAAAGAACGAACGACCTACGTTCATCTAATCTCCGTTCATCGATTCTTTATAAATCGTAATGGATTGAGTTGGTCATGAAAATAACATCCCACCCGTCGAAATAAAGAACGTCCTACAAAGCCAGGTCGTTCATCTCATCTAatacaaatatgaacgtgaACCGTATGACAAGATCCTTCACGAAAAGAACGTCCTACCCGTCGAAATAAAGATTGTACTGGTCTGCCAAACAATGTTCAATATGTGATAAAGTAATTCTTCTTGTGAAATGAAACcattttccatattttataaactgaaatgaacgaatgaTTTGCTATTAACGTTCAGTTCATCTAAATGAAAGAACTAGTTGCCCAAGCTCAAACTAGCTCACGTTCATGGAAACGAAGCGAATTGCTCAAGCCTAGAGTTAACTACTGTACCATATGATCGCGCAAACGctatacagtggagcgccgtttatccgggtaccttttatccggctttccgtttatccgtgctgttgagaaatgacagttcaatacaaaagtgacattgcgttatgaggaggatatttgaaaaagcggttaaaaGAGCatacccaaatagccagaattgcttaagcagctcattttggcacgctaaagatcgctgctctaattcgccttttgcagtagataaacagcatcaaagttctatgtgggtctttcaaacagcgcctaagcagcttccttatgccacgatgccagggattatttttctttgtgttttattttcaagcaagcgtcatcgatgaaataatcaacaagatttgtttcgtttaaacacatatgtatatttttaaatcctgtgtattgatgaattacacaaaattttacacaatttactgataattcacaatcacttcactcaatattcattcttcaattaacGAATCTAACTTGTGCAGCTGCAATGAGATTATTGCCGGCGtccgtctttgacactttgacaagagccgCCTTGTACCGATggcatgcattaaaaagctataaagttccaccaagttcagtaccctttcttaacaagccttcaagttccatcatgaaccctacacatagtgctaatcagccgcaaagttccaaagagtaccatgtgcctgttaaaaagctccatagttccgcaaagtaccgtctatctcttaatcagccacaaagtacgatatcggaacgatttttcgttaaacagccctaattcagctataaagtacgagctggctatttgggtattgtcataacaaaagacCCTATAATTCAaggcaaattttaaatattctctttggaaaaacatgaagttagtaaaaactgggttatttttatcaaaaaataagaaaaattccaaaatataaccaggaattggtgat contains:
- the LOC120894533 gene encoding putative serine protease K12H4.7; amino-acid sequence: MTRTHAVPIRVAIFSALAAVAFGSNAGPLLLDLLHPRADVNVPAGYVAQRSEAFRFRTRVDHFDVQNRATFEFNYVSNGEYYRPGGPIFIVVGGNNALNPYFIENGLFHDIARRQGGWLFSNEHRYYGRSSPVEDYSAPNMRFLSVEQALIDLIEWIDHLRREVVRDPNAKVILHGLGYGGAVAIWARQRFPSLIDGAYGSTASVIARVDFAEYGEDMGETIRTLGHDDCYGIVWRGFRTAENLIDAGLYGRLSEMFRTCVPLRADDPLTIETFFYGLKSSFEAEMFGQASPDSVTRMCAELLADPAETALEVLANFFERRYGAFDCVPFDFESNIASALDEEVGVPNNADFGIRQRTYQLCTEFGWFLTSSSGGSPFGTRITYRYFIDTCRAVFGEWIDQSVVYDGVRLTNLHFGADDPRVTNVVYVNAQHDPTRFVSLTDYTNLLANAFVIKGAVVSLDWMAETPLDSEDLLRVREEIVGYVVSWLS